The Neorhodopirellula lusitana genome contains a region encoding:
- a CDS encoding glutamate-ammonia-ligase adenylyltransferase — protein MNASGTLPPWQTFEPLRAERFTDADRVRKALYQIAISGASQDLLMSLWVALDQAISQVDDADPTLESFARFVDVSRSPTSLLALFERDPQALPALLQVLSTSEAIADLLIRDPESFDLIRASDGEPSPPEVLVDELSAELSTVGTIARAAVAIRRFAGREILRVAYGEFAKGLPPDRVGRQISHVTDAIFQASLNFVIEQVATRHPVPQRIDGTQPTYAIIGLGNYGGLEIGYDSPLDLLLLCDQIDRKNESHLRFNRAVVSSLIGLLGADRDPVVSMNLRFIAQPGEDAGWSDTQRLSDLLRDGNSRERRVDFHDAEEAAAHYERENETWQRLSFVKARVVAGDQKMGRGFLKRIEPWVYHQLLTRGEIADIRVLRRKLEKRALSSDSQTGTPIADCPGGRRDIELTIQFLQLLHGAELPEVRVPGTLDAIAALGRHGCLTVQEASILSENHARLCRLEHHLAVLFDHRVTHLPADEALRARLAWRLGVRSGTTGKQDREHGDVERFEKLLNETLEVDRKIINHLMVQEATSSPVSGTGAGVNELMPVQDGVAIETELILDPDPDMDAYRQVILGHGFEHVDRAIDHLSSLSHETVSFLSPRRCRHFFAKVAPNLLREVSLMPAPDLTLGRLVEVADSIGAKATLWELLGSNQATLSLMVKLCSLAPYLTDILKSNPGMIDELIDSLVINRLPSAERLDAQSIRLCSSADDLELILHAFKAGSHLMVGARDLLNKESFDAIGRALSDTAEACLRRVIEDEQEQLAIRFGDPVDKSGDPSELVAIALGKFGGRETNYHSDLDLTFIYTADGETTRRVGGPRTTLSNRQFFNQLVQNVIHRIDSEKGRLYEVNLPFSRGVDETVFTESLRHFAKPFRHGVCPLWQRLALCQARPVSGSSDAMDQVRKVIEKGLSQVHWREIDGKEVMAIRQRSESTATPNNIKRGTGGTADVLALFAAGKLRYSTNESSITATGVIDGLGELAEHGVYDASDTAKLIEHYRYLRNIETKLRLINTPSRDELPVSVDGERVTLEMQQLACLLDCSDVGEILSECSQVRSEVRAIFNRLLST, from the coding sequence TTGAACGCCAGCGGAACATTGCCACCGTGGCAGACCTTCGAGCCACTGCGAGCCGAGCGATTTACGGACGCGGATCGAGTTCGGAAGGCCCTCTACCAGATCGCAATCAGCGGCGCCTCGCAGGATTTGCTGATGTCACTTTGGGTGGCGCTGGATCAGGCGATTTCTCAAGTCGATGACGCGGACCCCACTTTGGAGTCGTTCGCGCGGTTTGTGGATGTGTCACGAAGTCCCACTTCCTTGTTGGCGCTGTTCGAGCGAGATCCGCAGGCACTGCCGGCCCTTTTGCAGGTGTTGTCGACGAGCGAGGCGATTGCCGATCTGTTGATTCGGGATCCTGAGAGCTTTGATTTAATCCGTGCCAGCGACGGTGAGCCTTCCCCGCCCGAGGTTTTGGTGGATGAGTTGTCGGCGGAATTGTCGACGGTCGGCACGATCGCAAGAGCGGCGGTTGCCATTCGTCGTTTTGCCGGGCGGGAAATCTTGCGTGTGGCTTACGGCGAGTTCGCGAAGGGTTTACCGCCGGACCGAGTCGGCCGGCAAATCAGTCATGTTACCGATGCGATCTTTCAGGCCTCGTTGAACTTTGTGATTGAGCAAGTTGCGACACGGCACCCCGTTCCACAGCGAATCGACGGTACCCAACCGACCTACGCGATCATTGGATTGGGGAACTACGGCGGACTGGAGATCGGATATGACTCACCGCTGGATCTGTTGCTGCTTTGCGATCAAATCGATCGTAAGAACGAAAGCCATTTGCGATTCAATCGAGCCGTCGTGTCCAGCTTGATTGGTTTGCTGGGAGCTGACCGCGACCCTGTTGTTTCAATGAACCTGCGTTTTATTGCGCAGCCCGGGGAGGATGCTGGCTGGAGCGACACCCAGCGGTTGAGTGATTTGTTGCGGGATGGGAACTCGCGTGAACGAAGAGTTGACTTTCATGACGCTGAAGAAGCCGCAGCTCACTACGAGCGAGAGAATGAGACTTGGCAGCGTTTGTCGTTCGTGAAGGCCCGCGTTGTCGCTGGTGATCAGAAGATGGGGCGAGGGTTCTTGAAACGAATCGAGCCTTGGGTTTATCACCAATTGCTCACTCGCGGTGAGATTGCAGACATTCGTGTGTTGCGACGTAAGTTGGAAAAACGCGCGCTGTCATCGGACTCCCAGACGGGGACCCCGATCGCAGATTGCCCCGGAGGCCGCCGAGACATTGAATTGACGATCCAGTTTTTGCAATTGTTGCATGGTGCGGAACTGCCAGAGGTGCGTGTGCCTGGGACGCTTGACGCCATCGCGGCGCTCGGGCGTCATGGTTGCCTGACTGTTCAAGAGGCATCGATCCTTTCGGAAAATCACGCCCGGTTGTGCCGTCTGGAACATCACTTAGCGGTTTTGTTTGATCATCGTGTAACCCACTTGCCTGCTGATGAGGCACTGCGTGCTCGTTTGGCGTGGCGATTGGGAGTGCGTTCGGGGACTACCGGTAAACAGGACCGCGAACACGGTGACGTGGAACGGTTTGAGAAGTTGCTGAATGAGACGCTGGAAGTGGACCGCAAGATCATCAATCACTTGATGGTGCAGGAGGCGACTTCCTCCCCGGTCAGCGGAACTGGCGCAGGCGTGAATGAACTGATGCCCGTTCAAGATGGGGTGGCCATCGAGACGGAGCTAATCCTGGATCCTGACCCGGATATGGACGCCTATCGTCAAGTCATTCTCGGACACGGGTTCGAGCACGTGGACCGGGCGATCGATCATTTGTCGTCGCTCAGTCACGAAACGGTTTCCTTTTTGTCACCTCGGCGTTGTCGCCACTTCTTTGCGAAGGTCGCACCGAATTTGTTGCGAGAAGTGTCGCTAATGCCGGCCCCTGATTTGACATTGGGCCGTCTTGTCGAAGTGGCCGACTCGATCGGTGCCAAGGCCACCTTGTGGGAACTCCTGGGCAGCAACCAGGCGACGTTGTCTTTGATGGTCAAACTGTGTTCGTTGGCACCGTATTTGACGGATATCTTAAAATCGAATCCGGGCATGATCGACGAGCTAATCGATTCGCTTGTTATCAACCGCTTGCCTTCGGCGGAACGCCTCGATGCTCAATCGATTCGGCTTTGTTCGTCGGCCGACGACCTTGAGCTGATCTTGCATGCGTTCAAGGCGGGTAGTCACTTGATGGTTGGGGCCCGTGACCTGTTGAACAAAGAGTCGTTTGATGCGATTGGTCGGGCACTGAGTGATACGGCGGAAGCGTGTTTGCGTCGGGTGATTGAAGATGAGCAGGAACAGCTTGCAATCCGGTTTGGTGATCCGGTTGATAAGTCAGGGGATCCATCGGAGTTGGTTGCGATCGCTTTAGGCAAGTTCGGTGGACGCGAAACGAACTATCACAGCGACCTTGATTTGACTTTCATCTATACGGCCGATGGGGAAACGACTCGGCGGGTTGGTGGTCCACGCACGACTTTGTCGAATCGGCAGTTCTTTAACCAGTTGGTGCAGAATGTGATCCACCGAATCGACAGTGAAAAAGGACGCCTCTACGAAGTCAATTTGCCGTTTTCTCGGGGCGTCGATGAGACGGTCTTTACCGAGTCACTGCGGCATTTTGCGAAACCGTTTCGACACGGTGTCTGTCCACTGTGGCAGCGTCTCGCCCTGTGCCAAGCCCGGCCTGTTTCAGGAAGCAGCGATGCCATGGATCAGGTCAGGAAGGTGATTGAAAAAGGACTCTCGCAGGTGCATTGGCGAGAGATTGATGGGAAGGAAGTGATGGCAATTCGTCAGCGTAGCGAGTCGACTGCCACACCTAACAACATCAAACGTGGGACAGGAGGGACCGCGGATGTTCTGGCTCTTTTCGCGGCAGGCAAATTGCGGTACTCGACGAACGAATCTTCAATTACCGCAACCGGTGTGATTGACGGGTTAGGTGAGTTGGCTGAGCACGGTGTTTATGACGCTTCGGATACCGCAAAACTGATCGAACACTATCGGTATTTACGCAATATCGAAACGAAGCTGCGCTTGATCAACACTCCGTCACGAGATGAATTGCCCGTGTCCGTGGACGGAGAGCGCGTGACGTTGGAAATGCAGCAACTTGCGTGCTTGCTGGATTGTTCCGATGTGGGCGAGATCCTTTCGGAGTGCAGCCAGGTTCGTAGTGAGGTGCGAGCGATCTTTAATCGGCTGCTTTCTACATGA
- a CDS encoding ABC transporter ATP-binding protein yields MSSAKDLMASGVDASALRLNQVTLSYGNVEVLQGIDLTLSPGEYCVVLGPSGGGKSTLLQAIAGLVVPDSGSLFLNGRSLDRVSPKDRGVSLLFQNDRLYPNWSLRRTLELANRHSPVGVSADAVKRIASEFQISELLDRRPDQVSGGQLRRAALAKAILRQPSVVLLDEPLDGLDASLRDEFVEMLRCFSRGRGADYPETAIIHVTHDGGEAMRLADRIVVLQDGMIVQTGSPEEVYRRPKTLAVATSLGVAPPNQIPLQRIRTVDVSLATRLVEQTAKKTNLATVLIRPEAIRVVDAVEGKTGMTVVGNELLVPVSFVSTRFVSGLWISRWASQGQSWTTVAIEKPVGAIQNQQAALVIALDDLVCV; encoded by the coding sequence ATGAGTTCGGCGAAGGATTTGATGGCGAGTGGTGTTGATGCTAGTGCATTGCGTCTGAATCAGGTGACGCTTTCGTATGGCAACGTCGAGGTGCTGCAAGGGATTGATCTGACGCTATCGCCGGGTGAGTACTGCGTTGTGCTTGGCCCCAGTGGCGGTGGGAAGAGCACTCTTTTGCAGGCGATTGCAGGGTTGGTTGTTCCCGATTCGGGCAGCTTGTTTTTGAACGGTCGGTCGCTGGATCGAGTGTCGCCTAAGGATCGCGGTGTTTCATTGCTTTTTCAAAATGATCGACTTTATCCAAATTGGTCGCTTCGTCGCACACTTGAATTGGCAAATCGTCATAGCCCGGTGGGAGTTTCTGCTGATGCGGTGAAACGCATTGCATCGGAGTTTCAAATCAGCGAATTACTAGATCGAAGGCCTGATCAAGTCAGTGGTGGTCAGTTGCGTAGAGCCGCTCTGGCGAAGGCGATCCTGAGGCAGCCAAGCGTCGTCCTGTTGGATGAACCACTCGATGGGCTTGATGCTTCGCTTCGAGATGAGTTCGTGGAGATGCTGCGATGCTTTTCGCGTGGGCGAGGTGCCGACTATCCAGAGACCGCGATCATCCACGTGACGCACGACGGTGGTGAGGCGATGCGATTGGCAGATCGAATCGTGGTTTTACAGGACGGCATGATCGTTCAGACGGGCTCGCCCGAAGAGGTTTACCGACGTCCCAAGACACTCGCGGTCGCGACCAGCTTGGGCGTTGCACCGCCGAATCAGATTCCATTGCAGCGAATCAGAACAGTCGACGTCAGCCTTGCGACACGGTTGGTAGAACAGACGGCTAAAAAGACGAATCTAGCAACTGTTTTAATCCGCCCGGAAGCCATTCGTGTCGTCGATGCGGTGGAGGGCAAAACCGGTATGACGGTAGTTGGAAACGAGCTTCTTGTTCCAGTCTCGTTCGTGTCCACTCGATTCGTTAGTGGGTTGTGGATCAGTCGTTGGGCAAGTCAAGGTCAGTCATGGACTACCGTCGCTATCGAAAAACCAGTGGGCGCAATTCAAAACCAACAAGCAGCTTTGGTGATTGCTCTCGATGACCTGGTTTGCGTGTAG
- a CDS encoding RNA polymerase sigma factor, with protein MSQLSPAELILRHQNGIWRYLRALGCDASTADDLTQETFLRVLRRETFVQHSDVATSEYLRRTAYNLLISNHRKLKRVQVSDSLLLLDESWQRWAGKDLTGDEAVDALRSCLKSLSERAQSAIRLRYVENLPRVEIGEALGISDHGARNLLQRAKAQLRECVGQRIRTDPIE; from the coding sequence GTGAGTCAACTTTCGCCTGCGGAGCTCATTCTGCGACACCAAAACGGAATTTGGCGTTACTTGCGGGCGCTTGGTTGTGATGCTTCGACGGCGGACGATTTGACGCAGGAGACGTTTCTGCGAGTACTTCGCCGAGAAACATTCGTTCAACATTCGGATGTCGCCACTTCGGAGTACCTCCGCCGCACCGCCTACAACTTACTCATTTCGAATCACCGCAAACTCAAACGAGTTCAGGTCAGTGATTCGTTGCTGTTGTTGGATGAAAGCTGGCAGCGATGGGCGGGAAAAGACTTAACCGGCGACGAAGCGGTCGATGCGCTTCGAAGTTGTTTAAAATCCCTATCCGAACGCGCTCAGAGTGCGATTCGCCTACGTTACGTCGAAAACCTTCCTCGCGTGGAGATTGGTGAAGCTTTAGGAATCTCGGATCATGGAGCACGCAATCTTCTGCAACGGGCCAAGGCCCAGCTTCGGGAATGCGTCGGCCAACGCATACGCACCGATCCTATCGAATAA
- a CDS encoding DUF1501 domain-containing protein — translation MDLSTPRGMTRRHFMNHLAGSSAATAAAMTLGGAIQANADTMKKNRKSAIMLWMGGGPPTIDMWDLKPGAPTGGPFRPISTTGDMQICEHLPMMAKQMKNMSVVRSMSTREADHMRGRYYMHTGFVPNPNIEHPSYGSVISHELISQRPELDIPPFVSVGSGSTGPGFLGMAWSPFSVTSNGRVRNLQMKLDDQRLMQRMAALKMIEGGFMKKTNGSPAAEHAKVLDKTLALMTSDQMKAFKVDEEPTEVKERYGTDNFGQGCLLARRLVEAGVPFVEVDLGGWDLHNNNHDTLQNQKLPVLDRAMSALVEDLEQRGLLQDTVVMWMGEFGRTPRINQNAGRDHFARAWSCVVGGGNLKGGLAVGATNSDGTAVDTEPFSSEDLMTTVCKGLGISTDITYTSKSGRPMKIAGGGKLISELIA, via the coding sequence ATGGACCTTTCAACACCTCGCGGCATGACTCGCCGTCACTTCATGAACCACTTGGCCGGTTCATCTGCTGCCACTGCCGCAGCGATGACTTTGGGTGGAGCGATCCAGGCCAACGCGGACACGATGAAGAAGAATCGCAAGTCTGCCATCATGCTTTGGATGGGTGGTGGCCCGCCAACAATCGACATGTGGGACTTGAAACCTGGCGCACCAACCGGTGGCCCGTTCCGTCCGATCTCGACGACTGGCGACATGCAAATCTGTGAACACTTGCCGATGATGGCCAAGCAGATGAAAAACATGTCGGTCGTGCGCAGCATGTCGACCCGCGAAGCCGACCACATGCGTGGTCGCTATTACATGCATACGGGATTCGTTCCCAACCCAAACATCGAGCACCCCAGCTATGGCAGTGTGATCTCGCATGAACTGATCAGCCAACGCCCCGAACTGGACATTCCTCCGTTCGTTTCCGTCGGCAGTGGTAGCACCGGCCCCGGATTCTTGGGTATGGCATGGTCACCGTTTTCGGTGACCAGCAACGGTCGCGTTCGAAATCTACAAATGAAGCTAGATGACCAACGATTGATGCAGCGGATGGCCGCATTGAAAATGATCGAGGGCGGCTTCATGAAAAAGACAAACGGATCGCCTGCCGCGGAACACGCCAAAGTTCTAGACAAGACCCTCGCGTTGATGACCAGCGATCAAATGAAGGCGTTCAAAGTCGACGAAGAACCGACTGAAGTGAAAGAACGTTACGGCACGGATAACTTCGGTCAGGGCTGCCTGCTTGCTCGCCGTCTTGTCGAAGCCGGCGTGCCATTCGTCGAGGTGGATCTGGGCGGCTGGGATCTACACAATAACAATCACGATACACTGCAAAACCAAAAGCTGCCCGTCTTGGATCGCGCGATGAGTGCCTTGGTGGAAGACCTTGAACAACGCGGACTCCTACAAGACACCGTTGTCATGTGGATGGGCGAGTTCGGACGGACCCCTCGAATCAACCAAAATGCGGGACGAGACCACTTCGCGCGTGCTTGGTCCTGCGTCGTCGGTGGCGGCAACCTGAAAGGCGGACTCGCCGTGGGAGCCACCAACAGTGATGGCACCGCGGTAGACACTGAGCCCTTCAGCAGCGAAGATCTGATGACAACCGTGTGCAAAGGCCTCGGAATCTCAACCGACATTACCTACACAAGTAAAAGCGGCCGTCCCATGAAAATCGCCGGCGGCGGAAAACTGATAAGTGAACTGATTGCGTGA
- a CDS encoding DUF1549 domain-containing protein, whose product MNHSDTTEVSRFSRAIASTGAYRGLLTLVLVASSSLSATTKLPAADAGTPPQVAIINDSIAQVWRDYEVRPVGDASEAVWCRRVFLDVIGRIPNYDELSEFVSDRSTDKRAALVDRLLNDDRYTEEYAGHWSTIWTNLLIGRSGGTDRRDLTNRDGLQKYLRDCFARNKTYDRMVFELVSAEGSTKPGDSNFNGAVNFLIGKVNEDKGTLATSSTSRIFLGQQVQCTQCHNHPFNQWKQQKFWEFNAFFRQTRALRRFVDGTNDIESAELVSEDFAGEAGTPEDALLFYELRNGLQKVAYPVFTDGTAIPRSGYLEDVNRREQLGSLMLGSEYLDKMIVNRMWSMFMGYGFTRPIDDLGPHNPSSHPELLDTLGKEFRKASYDLKRLITWITLSKPYQLESVLSRGNEVDDPSIGESPKFSRFYLRQMSAEQLYGSLVSATDAKSRGTYEQQEAERRKWLSQFVVAFGTDEGDEATTFNGSIPQALMLFNGDLTKNATSIEAGSYIDRLSKSGKSPRERLTRLFMTGVARRPTKNETSIAGKLLVARKGNEKEMLQDMWWAIINSNEFIMQH is encoded by the coding sequence ATGAATCACTCTGACACCACGGAAGTCTCGAGATTCTCGCGTGCGATCGCATCCACCGGAGCGTATCGGGGCTTGCTGACGCTGGTCCTCGTGGCGAGCAGCAGCCTGTCGGCGACCACCAAGCTGCCGGCTGCCGATGCCGGGACACCGCCTCAGGTCGCAATCATTAACGACTCGATTGCGCAGGTTTGGCGGGATTACGAGGTACGCCCCGTCGGGGACGCCAGCGAAGCGGTTTGGTGCCGGCGTGTCTTCCTAGACGTGATTGGACGCATCCCCAACTATGACGAATTATCGGAATTCGTTTCGGATCGTTCGACCGACAAACGAGCCGCGCTGGTCGATCGCCTGCTCAACGACGATCGCTACACCGAGGAATACGCCGGCCACTGGTCAACGATTTGGACCAATCTTTTGATTGGCCGAAGCGGAGGCACTGACCGGAGGGATCTAACCAACCGCGACGGACTGCAGAAGTATCTCCGGGATTGCTTCGCTCGCAACAAAACGTACGACCGCATGGTCTTCGAATTGGTATCTGCCGAAGGTTCCACCAAACCCGGAGACAGCAACTTCAACGGCGCGGTCAACTTCTTGATTGGCAAAGTCAACGAAGACAAGGGCACCCTGGCAACTAGCAGCACATCCCGAATTTTCTTGGGGCAGCAAGTGCAGTGCACGCAGTGCCACAACCACCCCTTCAATCAATGGAAGCAACAAAAGTTTTGGGAGTTCAATGCGTTCTTCCGCCAGACTCGCGCCTTGCGCCGTTTTGTTGACGGGACCAACGACATCGAGTCCGCCGAATTGGTCAGCGAAGACTTCGCCGGTGAAGCTGGCACTCCTGAAGACGCGTTGTTGTTTTATGAACTTCGCAACGGGTTACAAAAAGTGGCCTACCCCGTCTTCACTGACGGCACCGCAATTCCTCGCAGTGGGTATCTCGAAGACGTCAACCGACGCGAGCAATTGGGCTCGCTGATGCTGGGGAGCGAGTATCTGGACAAGATGATCGTCAATCGAATGTGGTCGATGTTCATGGGCTACGGATTCACGCGTCCCATCGATGACCTCGGGCCACACAACCCTTCGTCCCACCCGGAACTGCTAGACACGCTGGGCAAAGAGTTCCGCAAAGCGAGTTACGACCTGAAACGCCTGATTACGTGGATCACGCTTAGCAAGCCTTACCAACTGGAATCGGTATTGAGCCGCGGCAATGAAGTGGACGATCCATCGATCGGCGAATCACCCAAGTTCTCTCGATTCTATTTACGTCAAATGAGCGCCGAACAACTTTACGGATCGCTGGTATCGGCCACCGATGCGAAATCGCGAGGCACCTACGAACAACAGGAAGCGGAACGCCGAAAATGGCTTTCACAATTCGTCGTGGCATTTGGCACCGACGAAGGCGATGAAGCAACGACGTTCAATGGATCGATCCCCCAAGCATTGATGCTATTCAATGGTGATCTTACCAAGAACGCCACCAGCATCGAGGCGGGATCGTACATCGACCGTCTTTCCAAATCCGGCAAGTCGCCAAGAGAGCGTTTAACGCGTTTGTTCATGACCGGCGTGGCGAGACGGCCCACCAAAAACGAAACGTCAATCGCTGGAAAACTACTGGTCGCCCGCAAGGGAAATGAGAAGGAGATGCTGCAAGACATGTGGTGGGCAATCATCAACAGCAATGAATTCATCATGCAGCACTAA
- a CDS encoding 30S ribosomal protein S1 codes for MVNRNLIRSLEDDDVLADLALLAPEDEVEEWMIENFAAEQQDYNSGNIVEGRIVELNDEWALVDVGFKSEGTVGLDEWGPEEDAPKVGDTVKVLIEEMEDELGAADDPYGMISLSKRKAEKIIEWEEMMETVAEGQVVTGTVIRKIKGGLLVDIGVNVFLPGSQVDIRRPGDIGDFIGRVVQAEVLKIDDTRRNIVISRRSLIERQREEDRTYLMQELEIGQIRTGIVKNIADFGAFVDLGGIDGLLHITDMAWERIGHPTEMVSIDQEIEVKVLHIDREKQKIALGLKQKDRNPWENIETKYPVESTHPGEVVNVMSYGAFVKLEPGIEGLVHISEMSWTKRVNHPSELVNIGDKIDVMILGVDPEGQQLSLGMKQTLKNPWDEVLEKYPEGKDVKGKVRNLTNYGAFIELEEGIDGLLHVSDMSWTRKIAHPSEVLEKGQELECRILSVDESRRRIALGLKQLDNDPWDGDIPDKYQPGQLVKGEVTKITNFGVFIGLEDGLEGLLHVSELADHKVEDPEEVVKVGDSIEVKVLRVDTDERKIGLSLKRVGWSEEQEKSAAAAEAAESTVPATLDDGSLKGGLGSAGPLFPTQEEGE; via the coding sequence ATGGTTAACCGCAACCTCATCCGCTCACTCGAAGACGACGACGTTCTGGCCGATTTGGCACTTTTGGCTCCGGAGGACGAAGTCGAAGAGTGGATGATCGAGAATTTTGCTGCTGAACAGCAAGATTACAACTCTGGCAACATCGTCGAAGGCCGCATTGTTGAACTGAATGACGAGTGGGCACTCGTTGACGTCGGTTTCAAGAGTGAAGGTACCGTTGGTCTCGATGAATGGGGCCCCGAAGAAGACGCTCCTAAGGTTGGCGACACGGTCAAGGTCCTCATCGAAGAGATGGAGGACGAACTCGGTGCGGCCGACGATCCTTACGGCATGATTTCGCTGTCCAAGCGAAAAGCCGAAAAGATCATCGAGTGGGAAGAGATGATGGAAACGGTTGCCGAGGGCCAAGTGGTCACCGGTACCGTGATTCGCAAGATCAAGGGCGGTTTGCTGGTCGATATCGGCGTGAACGTCTTCTTGCCAGGTTCGCAGGTCGACATCCGTCGTCCGGGCGACATCGGCGACTTCATCGGTCGCGTCGTTCAAGCCGAAGTGCTGAAGATCGACGACACCCGCCGAAACATCGTTATCAGCCGTCGTTCGCTGATCGAACGTCAACGCGAAGAAGATCGCACCTACCTGATGCAGGAACTGGAAATCGGCCAGATCCGCACCGGTATCGTCAAGAACATCGCCGACTTCGGTGCGTTCGTCGACCTGGGCGGCATCGACGGTTTGCTGCACATCACCGACATGGCTTGGGAACGAATTGGTCACCCAACCGAAATGGTTTCGATCGATCAAGAGATCGAAGTCAAGGTCCTGCACATCGACCGCGAAAAGCAAAAAATTGCTTTGGGTCTGAAGCAAAAAGACCGCAACCCATGGGAAAACATCGAAACCAAGTACCCAGTCGAGTCCACGCATCCGGGCGAAGTCGTCAACGTGATGAGCTACGGTGCGTTCGTGAAGCTCGAACCGGGTATCGAAGGTTTGGTTCACATCAGCGAAATGAGCTGGACCAAACGGGTCAATCACCCCAGCGAATTGGTCAACATCGGCGACAAGATCGATGTCATGATTCTGGGCGTCGACCCGGAAGGCCAACAGCTTTCACTGGGTATGAAGCAAACCCTGAAAAACCCATGGGACGAAGTACTCGAGAAGTACCCCGAGGGCAAAGACGTCAAGGGCAAGGTTCGCAACCTCACCAACTACGGTGCTTTCATCGAATTGGAAGAGGGCATCGACGGGTTGTTGCACGTCAGCGACATGTCCTGGACTCGCAAGATTGCTCACCCGAGCGAAGTGCTCGAAAAGGGCCAAGAACTCGAGTGCCGGATCCTCAGCGTCGACGAATCACGCCGCCGGATCGCACTGGGTCTGAAGCAACTCGACAACGATCCTTGGGATGGCGACATTCCAGACAAGTACCAGCCCGGCCAATTGGTCAAGGGTGAGGTCACGAAGATCACCAACTTCGGTGTCTTCATCGGCCTGGAAGACGGACTGGAAGGCTTGCTGCACGTCAGCGAATTGGCCGACCACAAAGTCGAAGATCCCGAAGAAGTCGTCAAGGTTGGCGATTCGATCGAGGTCAAGGTACTTCGCGTCGACACCGACGAACGAAAAATCGGCCTATCGCTCAAGCGAGTTGGCTGGAGCGAAGAGCAAGAGAAGTCTGCAGCCGCTGCCGAAGCAGCCGAATCGACCGTCCCAGCGACGCTCGACGATGGCAGCCTCAAGGGTGGTCTGGGCAGTGCAGGCCCCTTGTTCCCAACCCAAGAAGAAGGCGAGTAA
- a CDS encoding sigma-70 family RNA polymerase sigma factor, which produces MKTRATSKSDLLLSRAKAGDAQAIEALFSLYQNYVRLLAASQLRAKLRTRVSASDVVQDTFMKAHRGFEEFRGKTGGEFVVWLRSILSRQIQTLYEQHVTVQSRDVRREVSLEEIGKWVDRSSTKLEAVLIGSDPSPGTKLQNHERMLRVADAIAQLSVDHREVLLLRSVEELGYKEIAERMQRSHGAVRMLWLRSIEALRDKLAEDNE; this is translated from the coding sequence ATGAAGACTCGGGCGACATCCAAATCTGACCTGCTCCTTTCGAGGGCCAAAGCGGGAGACGCCCAGGCAATTGAGGCTTTGTTTTCGTTGTATCAAAACTACGTTCGTTTGCTTGCAGCAAGTCAGCTGCGAGCGAAACTGCGGACGCGAGTCAGTGCGTCGGATGTGGTGCAGGACACATTCATGAAAGCGCACAGAGGCTTTGAAGAATTCCGTGGGAAGACCGGCGGAGAATTTGTCGTTTGGCTACGAAGCATCCTCTCACGACAAATCCAAACGCTGTACGAGCAACACGTCACCGTCCAAAGCCGGGATGTTCGCCGCGAAGTATCATTGGAGGAAATTGGAAAGTGGGTGGATCGCTCGTCAACGAAGCTGGAGGCGGTATTGATTGGCAGCGATCCATCGCCCGGTACCAAATTGCAAAATCACGAACGAATGCTTCGAGTTGCCGATGCGATCGCGCAGTTGTCTGTTGACCATCGTGAAGTCCTGCTCCTCCGAAGTGTCGAAGAACTCGGATATAAGGAAATTGCCGAACGGATGCAGCGGTCACACGGTGCCGTTCGGATGTTGTGGCTTCGCTCTATCGAAGCTTTACGTGATAAGTTAGCGGAAGACAACGAATGA